In Oncorhynchus gorbuscha isolate QuinsamMale2020 ecotype Even-year linkage group LG02, OgorEven_v1.0, whole genome shotgun sequence, a single genomic region encodes these proteins:
- the slc22a21 gene encoding solute carrier family 22 member 5, producing MTENGYEDNTAFLGEWGPFQQMVFFLLCLSIIPNGFTGMSIVFIGDTPSHHCLIPANANITGEWRNHSIPLEEESGTIVLSKCARYKLDVIQSFSERGYVPGIDVNVSEIQHETCLDGWEYDRGTYISTIVSEWDLVCADKWKNPLTSSVFFCGVLTGSFLSGQLSDRFGRKNVLFATMGVQTVFTFIQVFSPTWVVFCALFFVVGMGQISNYVAAFVLGTEILSPSKRIIYSTLGVCMFYTIGYTLLPAVAFFIRDWRMLMLALTLPGFLYVPFWWFIPESPRWLLSQGRVEEAEAILRDAARRNRVTAPEVIFRPVQLEPKAGKLVAHNICDLVSSSNIRWVSITLWLVWTILSIGYFALSLNTSNLAGSSYLNCFLSAAIEVPAYTMAWLMFRCCPRRLCLFSTLFLGGVVLLCINLIPPNLSSVSTALEMLGKFGVTAAFSIVYAYTAELYPTVVRNTAIGACSMASRVGSISAPYFIYLGGCSKSLPYILMGSLTALSGLLSLLLPESHRMPLPDTITHMQTFPGWKKRSVYKLSQSTGEEDVSDTL from the exons ATGACTGAGAATGGCTATGAGGATAACACTGCCTTTCTTGGGGAATGGGGACCGTTCCAACAGATGGTGTTCTTTCTCTTATGTTTGAGTATCATCCCTAACGGCTTTACAGGTATGTCTATTGTGTTCATCggtgatacaccatcccaccatTGCCTCATACCAGCAAATGCGAACATTACTGGCGAATGGAGAAATCACAGTATTCCTTTGGAGGAGGAAAGCGGGACTATTGTGCTCAGTAAATGCGCCAGATACAAACTCGATGTCATACAGAGTTTTTCAGAAAGAGGTTATGTCCCAGGGATCGATGTCAACGTTTCTGAAATACAACACGAGACCTGTTTGGATGGCTGGGAATACGATCGGGGGACGTACATCTCCACTATTGTGTCCGAG TGGGACCTGGTGTGTGCTGATAAGTGGAAGAACCCATTGACTTCTTCTGTgttcttctgtggtgtcctcaCTGGCTCCTTCCTCTCTGGCCAGCTCTCTGACAG GTTTGGGAGGAAAAATGTTCTCTTTGCCACCATGGGAGTTCAGACTGTGTTCACATTTATCCAGGTCTTCTCTCCAACCTGGGTTGTATTCTGTGCCTTATTCTTTGTTGTCGGGATGGGGCAAATCTCAAATTATGTGGCTGCATTTGTGCTAG GAACTGAAATTTTATCTCCATCCAAACGGATAATCTACTCCACTCTTGGAGTTTGTATGTTCTACACCATTGGCTACACGCTCCTTCCAGCAGTGGCCTTCTTCATCAGAGACTGGAGGATGCTGATGctagccctcaccctcccagGCTTCCTTTATGTCCCTTTTTGGTG GTTCATCCCAGAGTCTCCCAGATGGCTGCTCTCTCAGGGAAGAGTGGAGGAGGCTGAGGCCATACTGAGAGACGCTGCCAGGAGGAACAGAGTCACAGCACCAGAGGTCATCTTCCGGCCTGTACAG TTAGAGCCCAAGGCTGGGAAGTTGGTGGCCCACAACATCTGCGATCTGGTGAGTTCCAGCAACATCCGTTGGGTGTCCATCACGCTGTGGCTGGTCTG GACCATTCTGTCCATCGGGTACTTTGCCTTGTCACTGAACACGTCCAACCTGGCAGGGAGCTCCTATCTGAACTGTTTCCTGTCCGCTGCCATTGAGGTCCCTGCCTATACCATGGCCTGGCTCATGTTCCGCTGCTGCCCCCGGCGCCtgtgtctcttctccactctgttTCTGGGTGGGGTGGTGCTGCTCTGCATAAACCTCATACCACCAA ATCTGAGCTCTGTGTCCACTGCACTAGAGATGCTGGGGAAGTTTGGTGTGACTGCAGCTTTTTCCATCGTGTACGCCTACACGGCTGAGCTCTACCCCACTGTCGTGAGGAACACAGCCATAGGGGCCTGTTCCATGGCCTCCAGAGTGGGGAGCATCTCTGCCCCATACTTCATCTATCTGG GAGGCTGTTCCAAGTCGCTGCCATACATTCTAATGGGGAGTCTTACAGCTCTGTCTGGGTTGCTTAGCCTCCTGCTGCCTGAGAGCCATCGTATGCCTCTTCCAGACACCATCACTCACATGCAGACCTTCCCAGG ATGGAAAAAGAGATCCGTGTATAAACTGAGCCAATCTACAGGAGAGGAAGATGTGTCCGATACTTTGTGA
- the LOC124013849 gene encoding solute carrier family 22 member 5-like — protein MRGYEDNTAFLGEWGPFQQTVFFLLCASTIPNGFSAFSVIFLGDSPPHHCFVPDSGNLSEAWRKAIIPIEVVNGQEEESKCSRYRLDVVRNLSALGYIPGLDVNLTEVEQEYCVDGWSYSKDIYQSTIVTEFDLVCNDKWKQPFTSSVYFLGVLCGSFISGQLSDRFGRKPVLFVTMAVQTLFTFVQVFSQSWEMFSVLFFIVGLGQISNYVAAFVLGTEILTATVRVLYVTLGVCLFFAFGYMMLPLLAFFIRDWRSLLLVMSVPGLVYIPLWWFIPESPRWLLSQGRVEEAEAILRDAARRNRVTAPEVIFEESEGEEKPKPEEHHSPLDLLKTSNIRKITLILALVWFTLSMGYFAISLNTSRLHGDPYMNCFISAAIEVPAYVISWLFLRYLPRRISASASMLLGGGALYFIQLVPPSLPSLSIALEMLGKFGMAIGTALMYAYTGELYPTVIRNTALGSCAMISRVGSIIAPYIMTLSTYYKYLPYILLGSLLVLSAVTIPLLPESFGHPLPETIKQMHKQKWLKCPSLKRMRDHLNSPMMKPNDTRL, from the exons ATGAGAGGCTATGAGGATAACACAGCCTTCCTGGGGGAGTGGGGACCCTTTCAACAGACTGTCTTCTTTCTGCTCTGTGCCAGCACCATTCCCAATGGATTCAGCGCCTTCTCCGTCATCTTTCTAGGGGACAGCCCCCCGCACCACTGTTTTGTACCAGACTCGGGCAACCTGAGCGAGGCATGGAGGAAGGCCATCATTCCCATAGAGGTGGTGaatggacaggaggaggagagcaagTGCAGCAGATACAGGCTGGATGTGGTCAGAAACCTGTCTGCTCTGGGCTACATCCCCGGCCTGGACGTCAACCTCACTGAGGTGGAGCAGGAGTACTGTGTGGATGGATGGAGCTACAGCAAAGATATATACCAGTCCACCATAGTCACTGAG TTTGACTTAGTGTGCAATGACAAATGGAAGCAGCCATTCACTTCCTCTGTGTACTTCCTTGGGGTGCTGTGTGGCTCCTTCATCTCTGGACAGCTCTCTGACCG GTTTGGGCGAAAGCCTGTCCTTTTTGTGACCATGGCAGTCCAGACACTCTTTACCTTTGTTCAAGTCTTTTCTcagtcctgggaaatgttctcaGTCCTCTTCTTCATTGTGGGACTGGGGCAAATATCCAACTATGTGGCAGCGTTCGTATTGG GCACAGAAATCTTGACGGCCACAGTGCGTGTCCTATACGTTACACTGGGGGTGTGTCTGTTCTTTGCCTTCGGCTACATGATGCTGCCTCTCCTGGCATTCTTCATCCGGGACTGGAGGTCGCTCCTTCTGGTTATGTCTGTGCCTGGCCTGGTATACATCCCCCTCTGGTG GTTCATCCCAGAGTCTCCCAGATGGCTGCTCTCTCAGGGAAGAGTGGAGGAGGCTGAGGCCATACTGAGAGACGCTGCCAGGAGGAACAGAGTCACAGCACCAGAGGTCATCTTTGAGGAGTCAGAG GGTGAAGAGAAACCTAAACCAGAGGAACATCACAGTCCTCTGGACCTCCTGAAGACTAGCAACATTCGTAAAATCACCCTCATATTGGCTCTAGTGTG GTTCACCCTGAGTATGGGCTACTTCGCCATATCCCTGAACACATCCCGTCTCCATGGAGACCCCTACATGAACTGTTTCATCTCTGCTGCCATCGAGGTGCCTGCTTACGTCATCAGCTGGCTCTTCTTGCGCTACCTACCCAGGAGGATATCTGCCTCCGCTAGCATGCTGCTAGGAGGGGGAGCTCTCTACTTCATCCAGCTGGTACCGCCAA GTCTACCTAGCCTATCCATAGCCCTGGAGATGTTGGGTAAATTTGGCATGGCCATTGGTACTGCACTGATGTATGCCTACACTGGAGAGCTGTATCCCACAGTGATCAGGAACACTGCGCTAGGCTCCTGTGCCATGATCTCTCGGGTAGGCAGTATCATCGCTCCCTACATCATGACCTTGA GTACCTATTATAAGTATTTGCCATACATTTTACTGGGGAGTCTTCTTGTGCTGTCAGCTGTGACCATTCCTCTTTTACCAGAGAGCTTTGGCCATCCTCTACCAGAGACCATTAAGCAGATGCACAAACAAAAGTG GCTAAAGTGCCCATCTCTGAAGAGGATGAGAGACCACCTGAACAGCCCAATGATGAAGCCAAATGACACTAGATTGTAA